The Morganella morganii sequence CCATCAGGCAGATCCCCATACATTACTCACCCGTCCGCCGCTCGTCAGCAGAGAAGCAAGCTTCTCCCTGTTACCGCCCGACTTGCATGTGTTAGGCCTGCCGCCAGCGTTCAATCTGAGCCATGATCAAACTCTTCAATTAAAAGTGTCTGATGCTCAAAGAATTAAACTGTTTACTGCTGCTTATTTCTAAGCTGCTGTATTGGTCACTCTTCAAGACTTCTCAAAAATAATATTTTTTGTGATATGTCCTGCGAGTGCCCACACAGATTGTCTGATAAATTGTTAAAGAGCAGTTGCAACCTTCGCTGCCGTTGCCGGTCTTCTGCGTTGTTGCGAGGCTGCGTATATTACGTTTCCAGCCCCTTCGAGTCAAGCGTTGTTTTTCAACTTTCCGCTTTTTCTCTTTCTGCCGGAACCGCGTGTTATCGCGTTGTTCCGTGTCAGTGGTGGCGCATTATAGACACTCGCTGAGATCACGCAAGTGTTTATTTCAACTTTTTTTTCTGTTTGCAGATAAAACACCCAATCGGGTTACTTTTTAGGTGATTTTGCGCTTTTTTGTACGGGTTTCAGCAGTGCAGGTAAATCCGCGATACTGTTAATCACAATATCTGCCGCCGCTTCGGCGTCTTCCGTTACCGGTTTACCGGTGCGTACCAATACGGTTGTACCCACTTCGGCTGCCCGTCCGGCCAACATATCGTCGAGCTTATCCCCTACCATATAAGAGTTACTCATATCGATCTTCAGAAATTTCTGTGCATCCAGCAGCATACCCGGCTCCGGTTTACGGCAGTTACATTCCTGACGAAACTCTTCGACAGTACCTTCGGGATGATGAGGACAATAATAGATACCATCCAGGTCAACGCCGCGATCCGCCAGAGACCAGTCCATCCATTCTGTCAGATGCATAAACTGATCTTCGGTAAACATACCGCGGGCAATACCCGACTGATTTGTGACTATGATTAAAGCGTAGCCCATCTGCTTGATGGCCTGCATTGCTTCAATCGCGTTCTCTATAAACTGAAAATCATCAATCTCATGGAGATAGCCGGTATCTACGTTAATGGTGCCGTCTCTGTCCAGAAATACTGCGGGGATACCCATGGTTACACTCTTAGTCCGTCATCAATAATGTATTTAGTATCGCCTATTTGATGCGGAATGAGAATGCGGCCTGATAACTAAATCCTGTTGACTTAGCCGTCCAGACATCTTAACATCCGAAAATCATCTGGTGAACAACCAGTTTCACGTAACAAGGTAATAATAATTACATGATAAAGCTGACGAATATAAATAAGGTTTTTCAGCAGGGTCATCGCGAAATACAGGCACTTTCTGATATTAACCTGCACGTCCCGCAAGGGCAGATTTACGGTGTGATTGGTGCTTCCGGCGCCGGGAAAAGTACGCTTATCCGCTGTGTGAATATGCTGGAACGGCCGACATCCGGACAGGTACTCGTCGGCGGCCGTGACCTCACTAAGATGAACGATAAAGAGTTAACCCGTGCCCGTCGCGGCATCGGAATGATTTTTCAGCATTTTAACCTGCTGTCTTCCCGTACTGTTTTCGGGAATATCGCGCTGCCGCTGGAACTGGATCGCGTACCGGCGGCGGAAATTGAAAAACGGGTTGTGAAGCTGCTTGACCTGGTCGGTCTGTCTGATAAACGGGATGTTTATCCGGCAAATCTGTCCGGTGGTCAGAAACAGCGTGTGGCTATCGCCCGTGCGCTGGCAAACGAACCGGAGGTATTGCTGTGTGATGAGGCCACCAGCGCCCTGGATCCGGCAACGACCCGTTCGATTCTGGAACTGCTGAAAGACATCAACCGCCGGCTGGAGTTAACTATCCTGCTGATCACCCATGAAATGGATGTGGTGAAACGCATCTGTGACCAGGTTGCGGTTATCAGCGGCGGACAGCTGATTGAACAGAATACGGTGAGTGAGGTGTTCTCTCATCCGAAAACACCAGTGGCACAGGCCTTTATTGAATCCACGCTGCATCTGGATGTGCCGGAAGATTATCTGGCACGTCTGAAACCGGAACCGGCGGAAGGACTGGGGCCGCTGCTGAAGCTGGAGTTTGGTGGTCAGTCTGTCGATGCCCCGCTGATCTCGATTGCATCACGCAAGTTCAATATTGATATCAGCATCCTGAGTTCTCAGATGGATTATGCGGGTGGTGTGAAATTTGGTGTCATGCTGGCAGAACTGGACGGTAACAGCCCGCAGGATGTTGAAGCGGCGATTAGTTTTCTGAAAGAACACCACGTAAAAACAGAGGTTCTCGGTTATGTCTGAAGGAATGATTTTACTGTTAGTTAAAGGCATCTGGGAAACCCTGGTTATGACATTTGCATCCGGTTTCCTGGGATTTTTAATCGGCCTGCCGGTGGGGGTACTGCTGTATATCACCCGTTCTGGGCAAATTGCGGATAATAAAAGCCTGTACCGGACCTTGTCCGTGCTGGTCAATATCTTCCGCGCGATTCCGTTCATTATCTTACTGGTGTGGATGATTCCGTTTACCCGGTTAGTCGTCGGTACATCTATCGGGTTACAGGCTGCCATTGTGCCGCTGACTGTCGGCGCTGCACCGTTTATTGCCCGTATGGTGGAAAACGCCCTGCTGGAGATCCCGTCAGGTCTGATTGAAGCATCGCGGGCGATGGGAGCCACACCATTACAGATTGTCAGCAAGATCCTGCTGCCGGAAGCATTACCGGGACTGATCAACGCCGCTACCATTACGCTGATCACCCTCGTGGGTTACTCCGCAATGGGTGGTGCTGTCGGTGCAGGCGGGTTAGGTCAGATTGGTTATCAGTATGGTTATGTCGGATATAACGCAGTAGTTATGAATACGGTATTGGCATTGCTGGTTGTTTTGGTCTTTATTATTCAGGTATGTGGTGATCGTCTGGTTAAGGCCGTTACCCACAAATAAGACTCTCTCCGCGCCGCACTGACTGCGAACGCGTATTAAACAGAACGAGGAAAGAAAAGATGGCTTTTAAATTAAAATCGCTTGTCGTTGCCGGTGCTTTGCTGGGTTCATTAGTGCTGGCGGGTTGCGGACAGAATGAAAAAGATCCGAAAAGTATCAAAGTCGGCGTGATCGTCGGTGCTGAACAGCAGGTGGCAGAAGTGGCGAAAAAAGTCGCCAAAGACAAATACGGCCTGAATGTGGAACTGGTTACGTTCAACGACTACGTCATGCCGAACGAAGCGCTCAGCCGTGGTGATATCGATCTGAACGCATTCCAGCACAAACCGTATCTGGATCAGCAGATTAAAGACCGTAACTACAAATTAACTCCGGTGGGCAATACCTTTGTTTATCCGATTGCCGGTTATTCAAAGAAAATCAAATCACTGGATGAATTACAGGACGGCGCACAGGTCGCTCTGCCGAATGACCCGACTAACCTCGGCCGTTCACTGCTGTTATTACAGAAGCAGGGATTAATCAAACTGAAAGAAGGCACCGGTCTGCTGCCGACAGTTCTTGATGTGGTTGAAAACCCGAAAGGTCTGAAACTGATCGAGCTGGAAGCCCCGCAACTGCCGCGTTCACTGGATGATAATAAGATCGACCTGGCCGTGATCAACACCACTTACGCCAGCCAGATCAACTTAACCCCGGCTAAAGACGGCTTATTTGTTGAAGATAAAGATTCACCTTACGTCAACATTATTGTCTCCCGCGAAGATAATAAAGACAGTGAAGCGGTGAAACAATTTGTTCAGGCATATCAGTCTGATGAAGTCTTTAACGAAGCAGATAAAGTCTTCAACGGCGGTGCGGTGAAAGGCTGGTAAAAGACCGGGAGTTCAGAATAACTGCTAAATTCTTTTATCTTTAATCAAAGAATATTACACTGAGGGTGAACAATTGTTCACCCTTTTTATTTTGTTATAATCATTAAATGTTCATCATATAAATAATAATATTTCATCTGCCCTTACTTTTCTGTTTTGTACAGCCAGAGGATTGTTTTCCATGCGAGTGCTTATTATCAGCCTGCTTGCTCTTCTCATCGCGGGATGCTCTTTCCGTCAGAGTCATTCTGAACAGGAGCAGGCGCAATACGCCGATATGCGGCTGAAAAAATCGGCCGGTAAAAAAGCCAAATCAACATCCGCAGCATCACGCGTCAAACTCTATCTCCACCCGGAAGAACTGCTGGGTAAACCTTTCCGTGACCTTGGTGTGGTTTTGGGTCAGAATTGCCGTGAAGCGGCAAACCCTGCACAGTCCGGTAT is a genomic window containing:
- a CDS encoding methionine ABC transporter permease MetI; this translates as MSEGMILLLVKGIWETLVMTFASGFLGFLIGLPVGVLLYITRSGQIADNKSLYRTLSVLVNIFRAIPFIILLVWMIPFTRLVVGTSIGLQAAIVPLTVGAAPFIARMVENALLEIPSGLIEASRAMGATPLQIVSKILLPEALPGLINAATITLITLVGYSAMGGAVGAGGLGQIGYQYGYVGYNAVVMNTVLALLVVLVFIIQVCGDRLVKAVTHK
- the rcsF gene encoding Rcs stress response system protein RcsF, producing the protein MRVLIISLLALLIAGCSFRQSHSEQEQAQYADMRLKKSAGKKAKSTSAASRVKLYLHPEELLGKPFRDLGVVLGQNCREAANPAQSGIPAARKQMLSRAGKLKADAVLLHQCAVNPAQGCKQLAVCEGTAIKVDDV
- a CDS encoding MetQ/NlpA family lipoprotein, encoding MAFKLKSLVVAGALLGSLVLAGCGQNEKDPKSIKVGVIVGAEQQVAEVAKKVAKDKYGLNVELVTFNDYVMPNEALSRGDIDLNAFQHKPYLDQQIKDRNYKLTPVGNTFVYPIAGYSKKIKSLDELQDGAQVALPNDPTNLGRSLLLLQKQGLIKLKEGTGLLPTVLDVVENPKGLKLIELEAPQLPRSLDDNKIDLAVINTTYASQINLTPAKDGLFVEDKDSPYVNIIVSREDNKDSEAVKQFVQAYQSDEVFNEADKVFNGGAVKGW
- the metN gene encoding methionine ABC transporter ATP-binding protein MetN, yielding MIKLTNINKVFQQGHREIQALSDINLHVPQGQIYGVIGASGAGKSTLIRCVNMLERPTSGQVLVGGRDLTKMNDKELTRARRGIGMIFQHFNLLSSRTVFGNIALPLELDRVPAAEIEKRVVKLLDLVGLSDKRDVYPANLSGGQKQRVAIARALANEPEVLLCDEATSALDPATTRSILELLKDINRRLELTILLITHEMDVVKRICDQVAVISGGQLIEQNTVSEVFSHPKTPVAQAFIESTLHLDVPEDYLARLKPEPAEGLGPLLKLEFGGQSVDAPLISIASRKFNIDISILSSQMDYAGGVKFGVMLAELDGNSPQDVEAAISFLKEHHVKTEVLGYV
- the gmhB gene encoding D-glycero-beta-D-manno-heptose 1,7-bisphosphate 7-phosphatase; this encodes MGIPAVFLDRDGTINVDTGYLHEIDDFQFIENAIEAMQAIKQMGYALIIVTNQSGIARGMFTEDQFMHLTEWMDWSLADRGVDLDGIYYCPHHPEGTVEEFRQECNCRKPEPGMLLDAQKFLKIDMSNSYMVGDKLDDMLAGRAAEVGTTVLVRTGKPVTEDAEAAADIVINSIADLPALLKPVQKSAKSPKK